A genomic window from Balneola vulgaris DSM 17893 includes:
- a CDS encoding Nramp family divalent metal transporter — MATESSSRFATLKYALGPGLIMSAAAVGVSHLVQSTRAGAEYSFALIWAVLLANLFKYPFLEYGPRYAIATKESMIEGYKKLGNWAFWVFVVFTLGTMFTVQAAVTIVTASLAAELTGIALNPLLWSAIVLAICISILLAGQYSALDSAIKTIMVILTISTIIAIGVAIFKTDTMVATIEAPSIWNVAGVSFLIALMGWMPIPIDAAAWHSLWSLERTKQTGKSPSLKDGLFDFNIGYIGAGLLAVGFLSLGALVMFGSGETFAANGGSFAQQLVSMYTNTLGDWAYLIIIICAFTTMFSTTLTVTDAYPRVSRQIISVINPSFNASSKSNYRTLIIIISLVSLFALYITGSQFVFMVDLATTLSFLTAPIIAFINYRLVMSKDFPADFKPPMWLRVLSWSGILFLTGFALLYIYWTFAI; from the coding sequence ATGGCTACAGAAAGTTCTTCTCGTTTTGCAACCTTAAAGTACGCTTTAGGACCAGGGCTCATCATGTCGGCAGCGGCTGTTGGGGTTTCACATTTGGTGCAATCAACCCGTGCAGGAGCTGAGTATAGCTTTGCCTTAATTTGGGCGGTATTACTCGCTAACTTGTTTAAATATCCATTTTTAGAGTATGGCCCACGTTATGCCATAGCCACCAAAGAAAGCATGATAGAAGGCTATAAAAAACTGGGGAATTGGGCCTTTTGGGTGTTTGTAGTATTTACTCTAGGCACCATGTTCACGGTTCAAGCAGCTGTTACCATCGTTACAGCCAGTTTAGCGGCTGAACTAACCGGCATTGCCCTCAATCCACTTTTATGGAGCGCTATTGTCCTTGCTATCTGTATAAGCATTTTACTTGCGGGACAGTATTCGGCTCTCGATTCTGCCATTAAAACCATTATGGTAATCCTTACTATATCCACCATTATTGCTATTGGTGTAGCCATATTTAAAACAGATACGATGGTTGCTACCATAGAAGCACCTTCCATTTGGAATGTAGCTGGGGTTTCATTCTTAATTGCCTTAATGGGCTGGATGCCCATTCCAATTGATGCTGCCGCATGGCACTCGTTATGGTCGCTGGAACGAACTAAACAAACAGGGAAATCACCGAGCTTAAAAGACGGCTTATTCGATTTTAACATCGGTTATATCGGAGCCGGACTATTGGCGGTAGGTTTTCTATCTCTTGGGGCCTTAGTAATGTTTGGAAGCGGGGAGACCTTTGCGGCCAATGGAGGGTCTTTCGCCCAACAGTTAGTGAGTATGTACACCAACACCTTAGGCGATTGGGCTTATTTGATTATCATCATTTGTGCCTTTACTACCATGTTTAGTACCACTTTAACCGTTACGGATGCTTATCCTAGAGTAAGTAGGCAGATTATATCCGTTATAAATCCCAGCTTTAATGCGAGTTCTAAATCTAATTACCGAACGCTCATTATCATCATCTCTCTAGTGTCGCTGTTTGCTCTTTATATCACGGGCAGTCAGTTTGTGTTTATGGTAGACCTAGCAACTACTCTTTCATTTTTAACGGCACCAATTATAGCATTTATTAATTATCGATTGGTGATGTCGAAAGACTTCCCGGCCGACTTTAAGCCTCCAATGTGGCTCAGAGTATTAAGTTGGAGTGGAATTCTATTTCTGACCGGATTCGCTCTTTTGTATATTTATTGGACTTTCGCGATCTAA
- a CDS encoding AtuA-related protein, whose translation MPQVKLLKIAHGRSGDKGNGSNVGIIARHPDIYPFLQEQLTAERVKEHMKHVCKGEVERFELPNIGALNFILNESLGGGGTVSLKLDAQGKTHASQVLRMDIDVPAELLELVEQN comes from the coding sequence ATGCCTCAGGTAAAACTTCTGAAAATAGCACATGGTCGCAGTGGCGATAAAGGAAATGGTTCAAATGTAGGAATCATTGCACGTCACCCAGATATCTATCCATTTCTTCAAGAGCAATTAACAGCAGAGCGTGTTAAAGAACACATGAAGCATGTGTGCAAAGGGGAAGTAGAACGCTTTGAATTACCGAATATAGGTGCGTTGAACTTTATCTTGAATGAAAGTTTAGGCGGCGGCGGTACCGTATCGCTTAAATTAGATGCCCAAGGAAAAACGCATGCTTCTCAAGTACTGAGAATGGACATCGATGTACCTGCTGAATTACTTGAACTTGTAGAGCAAAACTAA
- a CDS encoding DUF2914 domain-containing protein, whose amino-acid sequence MITRFRAYIRKHKKSAPVVFFILGFIWDSLTLGSIDRLYDRVILCVYLSSLSVCLYLYNLADDDKWKETFLEKYEDYFPLAIQFFLGGLCSAYVIFYSRSVSFTKTISFFIILVILLFANELLKKRISNKYLQFGTYFFVNFTFFTFFIPVLINVMNTFVFLVSGGISLASTLFLVTFIYGKSPSTRRELHKGKLIGLIVAIYCMINVFYYFNLIPPVPLAMEKGLIAQDISKANGHYFVTYQKGGFFKDFEEKTIYKPGDSLFVFTSIFAPADLKKEIVHSWQFKNPNTEEWEVTDNIKFEITGGRDGGYRGYSYKTNLFSGDWKVDVNTDDGKVLGRINFEVIVDSTRVPPNLKTDQY is encoded by the coding sequence ATGATTACAAGATTTCGTGCATATATTCGAAAGCATAAAAAAAGTGCTCCCGTTGTTTTCTTTATTCTTGGTTTTATTTGGGACTCGCTTACCCTAGGTAGTATTGATCGTTTATATGACAGAGTGATACTTTGTGTATACCTCTCATCACTTAGTGTTTGTCTATATTTATACAACCTTGCCGATGATGACAAATGGAAGGAAACCTTTCTTGAGAAGTATGAAGATTATTTCCCACTAGCTATACAGTTCTTTTTGGGTGGTTTATGTAGTGCTTACGTTATTTTCTACTCCAGAAGTGTATCCTTCACAAAAACCATTTCCTTTTTCATCATTCTGGTGATACTTCTTTTTGCCAACGAGCTACTAAAAAAACGAATTTCCAATAAGTACTTACAATTTGGTACTTACTTCTTTGTCAATTTTACCTTCTTCACGTTCTTTATTCCCGTTCTAATAAATGTAATGAACACTTTTGTGTTTTTAGTATCAGGGGGTATAAGCTTAGCAAGTACCTTATTTTTAGTGACTTTCATTTATGGTAAAAGTCCTTCTACACGACGAGAACTTCATAAAGGAAAACTCATTGGGTTAATCGTTGCTATCTACTGCATGATTAATGTGTTTTACTACTTTAATCTCATCCCTCCGGTACCATTAGCTATGGAGAAAGGGCTCATTGCACAAGATATCTCAAAAGCGAATGGACATTATTTTGTGACCTATCAGAAAGGTGGATTCTTTAAAGACTTTGAAGAGAAAACCATCTATAAGCCAGGGGACAGTTTATTTGTATTTACTTCAATTTTTGCACCGGCAGATCTAAAGAAAGAGATTGTACATTCGTGGCAATTTAAAAATCCTAATACCGAAGAATGGGAAGTAACGGATAACATAAAGTTTGAAATTACGGGTGGCCGTGATGGTGGATATAGAGGGTATTCATACAAAACCAATTTATTTTCTGGGGACTGGAAAGTGGACGTAAATACCGATGATGGAAAAGTTCTAGGTCGAATCAATTTTGAAGTGATTGTCGACTCTACAAGGGTTCCACCAAATTTAAAAACTGATCAATACTAG
- the trhA gene encoding PAQR family membrane homeostasis protein TrhA produces the protein MSKILFPPREPFNAYSHLLGAILALAFLVFLIVKAHGDSVWPLVSFIVYGVTVFLMFASSGIYHMINVEAKEVEELFRKFDHIMIYLVIAGTYTPICTVVLEGNWRLWMLIGIWSFGLIGVFKKIFWMGAPRWFSTILYLIMGWVSVIIFPLLWEQLPHGFAYWIAIGGIFYTIGAIIYGIKKPNPIPGKFGFHEIWHLFVLGGAFSHFWAIYHYLPGYLI, from the coding sequence ATGTCCAAAATATTATTCCCTCCAAGAGAGCCTTTTAATGCTTACTCCCATTTATTGGGAGCCATTCTTGCACTCGCTTTTTTAGTGTTCCTAATTGTTAAAGCACACGGGGATTCGGTATGGCCACTAGTAAGCTTCATTGTTTATGGTGTTACCGTCTTTTTGATGTTTGCTTCAAGTGGCATTTATCACATGATTAATGTAGAAGCAAAAGAGGTAGAGGAGCTCTTCCGTAAGTTTGATCATATCATGATTTACTTGGTGATTGCAGGAACCTATACGCCTATATGTACGGTAGTTTTAGAAGGCAATTGGCGACTTTGGATGCTCATTGGCATCTGGAGTTTTGGACTGATCGGTGTATTTAAAAAGATCTTTTGGATGGGCGCCCCTCGTTGGTTCTCAACTATTTTATATCTCATCATGGGGTGGGTATCGGTAATTATCTTCCCATTGCTTTGGGAACAACTTCCTCATGGCTTTGCCTATTGGATAGCTATTGGGGGCATTTTTTATACCATTGGGGCGATTATTTATGGCATCAAAAAACCGAATCCTATTCCCGGTAAATTCGGCTTTCATGAGATTTGGCATTTATTTGTATTGGGAGGTGCTTTTTCTCATTTTTGGGCTATCTATCATTACCTTCCAGGATATCTAATTTAA
- a CDS encoding DUF2911 domain-containing protein, with translation MMYQLKSYQLPIAVLVLSIALWGCENKKPSTPEESPIGNRKSPIAISSVKHENTYIKVVYGQPYRRGRTIFGEWEPYGAVWRTGANEATEITITEPVLMNNEVIDAGTYSLFTIPEEESWTVILNHGLGLWGAFEYNEQMDYTRFEVPVQILNDPIEAFSIEFEEPQGSMTQMILQWDLVKVEIPIRFY, from the coding sequence ATGATGTACCAATTAAAAAGCTACCAACTACCAATTGCTGTACTTGTGCTGAGTATTGCGCTATGGGGTTGTGAAAACAAGAAGCCTTCCACGCCTGAAGAATCTCCAATTGGGAACCGAAAAAGTCCTATTGCTATATCTTCGGTAAAGCACGAGAATACCTACATAAAAGTAGTTTATGGGCAGCCATATCGGCGTGGACGAACAATCTTTGGGGAATGGGAGCCTTATGGCGCTGTATGGCGAACGGGAGCAAATGAAGCCACTGAAATTACCATTACTGAACCCGTTTTAATGAATAATGAAGTAATAGATGCGGGCACTTATTCTCTATTTACTATTCCAGAAGAAGAAAGCTGGACAGTAATACTAAATCATGGTTTGGGACTGTGGGGAGCCTTCGAATACAATGAGCAAATGGATTATACCCGCTTTGAAGTGCCTGTGCAGATATTAAACGATCCTATTGAAGCGTTTTCAATAGAGTTTGAAGAACCTCAAGGTTCGATGACACAAATGATTCTACAATGGGATCTCGTTAAAGTTGAGATCCCTATTCGCTTTTACTAA
- a CDS encoding putative quorum-sensing-regulated virulence factor, producing the protein MYDPQFMIDLVRARMPFGKYQHWFITDLPVHYLEWFQRKGWPPGKLGQYLSTIFEVKTNGLDHVIDPLKRQYR; encoded by the coding sequence ATGTACGATCCTCAATTTATGATAGACCTTGTTAGAGCCCGTATGCCTTTTGGTAAATATCAGCATTGGTTTATCACAGATCTTCCTGTGCATTACCTAGAGTGGTTTCAACGCAAGGGTTGGCCGCCTGGAAAATTGGGGCAGTATCTATCTACTATTTTCGAGGTAAAGACTAATGGATTAGATCACGTTATAGATCCATTAAAAAGACAGTATAGATAG
- the purM gene encoding phosphoribosylformylglycinamidine cyclo-ligase, whose amino-acid sequence MTKKTFTYKDSGVDIKAGEELVDSIKGVVKETHSSAVLSNIGGFGGFFKPELGNFKNPVFVSSVDGVGTKLIVAFKAGKYDTVGQDLVNHCINDIAVCGAQPLFFLDYFSTGKLEQNVGYEVIKGFATACKENGVALIGGETAEMPDIYDQGEFDLAGTIVGIVDEDKVINGASIQKGDVLLGFKSSGLHTNGYSLARKVLFSKYDVNDYVEELGSTVAEELLQIHRSYLPLITALKELEGVNGFSHITGGGMVGNTKRILPEGLALDINWDGWERPAVYKLIQEIGNVPEDDMQATFNLGIGLVTVVSADAVDAVKAKAQELGEEVFEVGAVV is encoded by the coding sequence ATGACTAAGAAAACTTTTACTTACAAAGATTCAGGCGTAGACATTAAAGCGGGTGAAGAATTAGTTGATTCAATTAAAGGTGTAGTTAAAGAAACTCATAGTTCTGCCGTGTTATCTAACATTGGCGGTTTTGGTGGATTTTTTAAGCCTGAATTAGGCAACTTTAAAAATCCTGTATTTGTAAGCTCGGTAGATGGAGTTGGAACCAAGTTAATTGTAGCCTTCAAAGCTGGTAAGTATGATACTGTTGGGCAAGATTTAGTAAACCACTGTATCAATGATATTGCTGTTTGTGGAGCACAACCACTGTTTTTCTTAGACTATTTCTCTACTGGAAAATTAGAGCAAAACGTTGGCTACGAAGTAATAAAAGGTTTTGCAACCGCTTGTAAAGAAAATGGTGTGGCGCTTATTGGTGGCGAAACAGCAGAGATGCCAGATATTTATGATCAAGGTGAATTTGATTTAGCCGGTACTATTGTAGGTATTGTAGATGAAGACAAAGTGATAAATGGGGCATCCATTCAAAAAGGCGATGTGTTATTAGGTTTCAAGAGTTCAGGACTTCATACCAATGGTTATTCGCTAGCAAGAAAAGTTCTATTCAGTAAATATGATGTGAACGATTATGTAGAAGAGCTTGGAAGTACTGTAGCAGAAGAACTCCTTCAAATTCATAGATCTTACTTACCACTTATTACAGCTCTTAAAGAATTAGAGGGTGTGAATGGTTTTTCTCATATCACTGGAGGGGGTATGGTAGGTAATACTAAAAGAATTTTACCTGAAGGATTAGCCCTTGATATCAATTGGGATGGTTGGGAGCGACCTGCGGTTTATAAACTAATCCAAGAAATCGGCAATGTTCCTGAAGATGATATGCAAGCTACCTTTAACTTGGGAATTGGTTTAGTTACGGTAGTTTCAGCCGATGCGGTTGATGCTGTAAAAGCCAAAGCTCAAGAATTAGGAGAAGAAGTATTTGAAGTTGGAGCTGTAGTTTAG
- a CDS encoding PD40 domain-containing protein has product MRALRSFLTTCILVLCSSSFTSAQFTIPQQVYSTIHRPAGYDWQELKSPHFRVIYPSGLDSLARRTAMILEQQYPKASQLTGGSLTNFPVVLTTYNDLTNGFVTPLNFRSEFDAAPFKGKSLNPKSGDWLETVLPHELVHALQGNVTVAGSSGSLIRLISPDFARSVNFYPPVGVHEGLAVHHESTRVFDNGGRNNYPYYINQFSANVASNDPWSAGQIFQTSGYTLPLNRHYISGSAFTRWLHQTYGEEVSNNAIRYHYKYFFLGYGFALKQVTGKWPSELYADYIAAQKQNERVRQNDIGTSTQQHHQILETPFKGVRLNRPIWTSPSTIAYHGIHYNGIRGLYSYDLNSKKASRIKELFAVADYSFDLSLSRNEMLISEYLPERLYNGAYKATPRIVALEDGSMKSIANQDRIYSPTFAKDGYLALQTHLASADVIHISSEGEVTTLAHFTGAHPVEIKTNPSNPDQIALIVNRRGLQALWLTTPSTIQQDVLQPPNIAFEDASIFDLSWHPNEQKLLFSSDKGEALNIYELNLTTGDVLQLTNALFNAYEGSYSPDGSAIAFIQQGNQEQKIAVLREEHFYNQRVPRDKFIQGSDLRSQLEKPLLGSELSTEAAAWPTKKYGDASWLKPRTILPVLKDRVGTLQFGASLQSIDVLRSQQYYAEITGIQDRLWYDLRYSNKTFWPGFKVRAYSNPSFGVFADVGGSPFSYMLQERGFSFEVPMTFDLNSTTRSRYLYFSPKLTTEQFRYFDLAANSLSDFESQYKAGFYSQLSWNVLSLTRSVQPVAGVSLFGFLDHALNDPDIIIAFGNNNRGAVTLNDRWAAYYGINGYVSPLRKYNQSLKWDIQFLQQSDDLLYSVSTIIPEAFSSDAFRRPTNTSQSFNNLARFSTRYTIPLVYADDGGMLLPLYLRSIYLTTFSHTITDLNQSDIVEASRSVIGAGIHFQLNLSNINIDLGFGISYEPTRSNSKFVFGDF; this is encoded by the coding sequence ATGAGAGCTTTACGTTCTTTTCTAACTACCTGTATTTTAGTCCTTTGTAGTTCTAGTTTTACCTCTGCTCAGTTTACTATTCCTCAACAGGTGTATAGTACTATTCATCGCCCGGCGGGATATGATTGGCAAGAGCTAAAAAGCCCCCATTTTAGAGTTATTTATCCGAGTGGTTTAGATTCTCTGGCTCGCCGTACGGCCATGATACTTGAGCAACAATATCCCAAAGCATCGCAGTTAACGGGTGGTTCATTAACTAACTTTCCTGTGGTTCTAACCACATACAATGACCTAACCAATGGTTTTGTAACTCCTTTAAATTTTCGATCTGAATTTGATGCGGCTCCTTTTAAGGGGAAATCACTCAATCCCAAATCTGGTGATTGGCTAGAAACGGTACTTCCTCATGAACTTGTACATGCCTTACAAGGCAACGTTACTGTGGCCGGTTCAAGTGGTTCCTTAATTCGATTAATATCCCCAGATTTCGCGAGATCCGTTAATTTTTATCCACCTGTAGGCGTACATGAAGGCTTAGCCGTCCACCATGAGTCTACTCGTGTATTCGATAATGGCGGGCGTAACAATTATCCCTACTACATAAATCAGTTTTCAGCCAATGTGGCTAGTAATGACCCATGGAGTGCCGGCCAAATTTTTCAAACATCTGGATATACCCTTCCTCTCAATCGTCATTATATATCCGGCTCTGCTTTTACGAGGTGGTTACACCAAACCTATGGGGAAGAGGTTTCTAACAATGCCATTCGCTATCATTATAAATACTTTTTCTTAGGCTATGGGTTTGCTTTAAAGCAAGTAACAGGGAAGTGGCCCTCCGAATTATATGCTGATTATATAGCTGCGCAGAAGCAAAATGAACGTGTGCGCCAAAATGATATCGGCACTTCAACTCAACAACACCATCAAATTTTAGAGACTCCATTTAAAGGAGTTCGACTCAATAGACCAATCTGGACAAGCCCTTCTACAATTGCCTATCATGGTATTCACTACAACGGAATTCGTGGGCTTTATAGCTATGACCTAAACAGCAAAAAGGCTTCACGCATCAAAGAATTATTTGCCGTAGCTGATTACTCCTTCGATCTATCTCTGAGTAGGAATGAAATGCTCATTTCAGAATACCTTCCAGAGCGTTTGTACAATGGTGCTTACAAAGCGACTCCTAGAATCGTTGCTCTTGAAGATGGTTCCATGAAATCTATAGCTAATCAAGACCGTATTTATAGTCCTACTTTTGCCAAGGATGGGTATTTAGCATTACAAACTCATTTAGCTAGCGCTGACGTTATACATATTTCCTCTGAAGGTGAGGTTACAACATTGGCTCATTTTACAGGTGCACATCCAGTAGAGATAAAGACCAATCCCTCGAATCCTGATCAAATCGCCCTCATCGTTAATAGAAGAGGGCTTCAAGCATTGTGGCTTACAACACCTTCAACTATACAGCAAGATGTGCTGCAACCACCAAATATTGCTTTTGAAGACGCATCTATCTTTGATCTATCATGGCACCCAAATGAACAGAAACTGCTTTTTTCATCCGATAAAGGGGAAGCACTTAATATTTACGAATTAAATCTTACAACGGGCGATGTCCTTCAACTAACCAATGCTCTATTTAATGCTTATGAAGGCAGTTACTCGCCCGACGGTTCAGCTATAGCCTTTATTCAACAGGGTAATCAAGAACAAAAAATTGCCGTTCTGCGTGAAGAACATTTTTATAACCAACGAGTGCCACGAGATAAATTTATTCAAGGTTCAGATTTAAGATCTCAATTGGAAAAACCTCTTCTTGGAAGTGAGCTTTCAACAGAAGCGGCTGCTTGGCCGACAAAAAAATATGGAGATGCTTCTTGGTTAAAGCCACGAACCATACTTCCTGTTCTCAAGGACCGGGTAGGGACTCTTCAATTTGGAGCATCCCTTCAAAGCATAGATGTATTACGAAGTCAGCAATATTATGCCGAGATAACCGGCATTCAAGATCGTCTTTGGTACGATTTAAGATATTCAAACAAAACCTTTTGGCCTGGCTTTAAAGTTAGAGCATACAGTAATCCTTCATTTGGCGTATTTGCAGATGTAGGAGGAAGTCCGTTTTCCTATATGTTACAGGAACGTGGTTTTAGCTTTGAAGTGCCCATGACCTTTGACTTGAATAGCACCACGCGAAGTCGATATTTATATTTTTCTCCAAAGTTAACCACTGAGCAGTTTCGCTACTTTGATTTAGCCGCGAATAGTCTTTCAGATTTTGAATCTCAGTACAAAGCTGGATTCTATTCTCAATTAAGTTGGAATGTGCTTTCACTTACTCGATCGGTACAACCCGTAGCGGGTGTTTCCCTATTTGGCTTCTTAGACCATGCGTTGAATGATCCCGATATTATCATCGCTTTTGGGAATAACAATCGAGGTGCTGTAACTCTTAATGATCGATGGGCCGCTTATTATGGAATCAATGGATATGTATCTCCACTTCGAAAATATAATCAGTCTTTAAAATGGGATATTCAGTTCCTACAACAAAGTGATGACTTATTATATAGTGTTTCTACTATCATTCCTGAAGCCTTCTCAAGTGATGCCTTTAGGAGACCTACAAATACATCACAATCTTTCAATAACTTAGCTCGTTTCAGTACTCGTTATACCATACCATTAGTGTATGCGGATGACGGGGGAATGCTACTACCATTGTATTTACGATCCATTTATCTAACTACTTTTTCACATACTATAACCGATTTAAATCAATCTGATATAGTTGAAGCAAGTCGAAGTGTGATTGGTGCAGGTATTCACTTTCAATTGAATCTATCAAATATTAATATCGATTTGGGTTTTGGGATTTCATACGAGCCAACGAGATCTAATTCTAAGTTCGTTTTTGGAGACTTTTAA
- a CDS encoding helix-turn-helix transcriptional regulator: MSDVALQNNIRTLRFMAGEMTQQELADKVGVTRQTINAIEAAKYSPSLVLAFKIAHAFNKPIHEVFSYSTNTK; the protein is encoded by the coding sequence ATGAGTGATGTAGCTCTTCAAAATAATATTCGCACACTACGATTTATGGCGGGTGAAATGACTCAGCAAGAGTTAGCTGATAAAGTTGGAGTGACTCGCCAAACCATTAACGCTATTGAGGCTGCTAAATATTCACCCTCTTTAGTGTTGGCTTTTAAAATAGCTCATGCTTTTAACAAGCCTATACATGAAGTGTTTAGTTATTCAACGAATACTAAATAA
- a CDS encoding SIMPL domain-containing protein: MESKSSWVTGVGILLGLCLLGLILGKAAIEVKEFERTVTVKGLAEQEVLADVVIWPIQYTEASNSLEGIYADLEKSEEKVKSFLKNYGVSEDEITVSTPFVTDKSAQQYGGSNNTQFRFVATQTVTVYSENVLEIRKLKTQLPELGKQGVALTGNEYQVRTEYLFTRLNEIKPDMIEASTNEARKAAQKFAEDSNSKLGKIKTAYQGQFSISNRDKNNTHIKKVRVVSTVVYYLDD, encoded by the coding sequence ATGGAAAGTAAAAGTAGCTGGGTAACAGGTGTTGGTATTTTATTAGGGCTGTGTTTATTAGGCTTAATATTGGGTAAGGCAGCCATCGAAGTAAAAGAATTTGAACGTACTGTTACGGTTAAAGGACTTGCTGAACAAGAGGTGTTAGCAGATGTGGTGATATGGCCTATTCAATACACGGAGGCAAGCAATAGCTTAGAAGGGATATATGCTGATTTAGAAAAGAGTGAAGAAAAGGTGAAATCCTTTTTGAAAAACTATGGGGTATCTGAGGATGAGATTACTGTTTCCACGCCATTTGTAACGGATAAGTCAGCACAGCAATATGGCGGATCGAACAACACCCAGTTTCGATTTGTAGCCACGCAAACAGTAACGGTTTACTCTGAAAATGTATTAGAGATAAGAAAACTAAAAACACAGTTACCTGAATTAGGAAAACAAGGTGTAGCCTTAACGGGGAATGAATATCAAGTTCGAACGGAGTACTTGTTTACTCGATTAAATGAAATTAAACCGGATATGATTGAGGCTTCAACGAATGAGGCTCGAAAAGCAGCTCAAAAGTTTGCTGAAGATTCGAATAGTAAACTGGGAAAGATCAAAACGGCGTACCAAGGACAGTTTAGTATCAGTAATAGGGATAAAAATAATACCCATATCAAAAAGGTAAGAGTGGTTTCGACGGTTGTATACTACTTAGACGACTAA